CGACGTCGCCTTCGCCTGCGAGTCGATGTCCTACCCGTCGAACATGCCCTGGGAGGGCTCGGGCACCGGCAACTGGACCATGGACGTCACCAAGCCCGAGACCATCCAGTTCGCCACCGAGCTGCTGGAGGAGATGCTGCCGTTGTTCGACGCGCCGATCTTCCACATCGGCGGCGACGAGATCCCCGACGTGTCCGATCAGCTGCAGTGCCCCGAGCTGGTCGCCTACCAGCAGGAACGGGGCTACGAGTACACGGCCGACGTGTTCGTGGAGTTCATCGACACGCTGAACGACGTGATCACCAGCCACGGCAAGACCACCGAGGTGTGGCAGTGGTGGGACTTCAACCGGGAGACGAGCATCGATCCCTCCCGAGACGTCATCGTGGACGAATGGCTCAACGCTCCCGATGGTCGGGTGGCACAGGGCTATCCCACGATCGGCACCGAGGAGGCGGACCTGTACGTCAGCCCGGGCTTCGGCACCCGGCCCGGCCAGTACGCCTACTTCGATCCCCGCGAGGTCTACCACTACGAGTTCAAGAACGACCCCGGATTCCTCGGCTACAAGCTCTCGCGCTGGGCCGACCGCGCCCACGAGGAGTCCGAGAGCTGGTTCGACTTCTACGCGCGGCGCCCCCTGGCGACGCTGGCCGACCGGACCTGGGGGGCGCCGGGCGACGACGTCGTGTCGTTCCTGGACCGATACGACCAGGTCGGCGACGCCGATCCCGACGCGGTGGGCTTCGGCGAGAACACCGGGATGCACAGTCACGTCGGCTGGCGGGCGGTGCAGGGCCGCAACAGCGGGCAGCGGGCCGTGGACGGCGACCCGTACACCGGCTGGGAGGCGTTCCCGGAGAGCGAACCGCTGCTGGAGATCGACCTGGGCCGAGAACTGGACGTGGCGGGCATCCGCTATCTGCCGCCGCCGAAGGGCGAGGGCTACCCGGTGCGGGACTACCGACTGCTGGCCTCGGACGACGGCACGACCTGGCGGTCGGTGGCCAGGGGGCGCTTCGAGAACACCGCGATGGAGACCGTGGTGCGCTTCGATCCGGTCACGACGCGGTATCTGGGTCTGGAGGTCCTGAGCGGGCACGGGCCGGTGCCCTCGGCGAAGTCGGCGGTCAACGAGCTGGACGTGCTCCGAGTCCGGCCGACGCCCTGAGTTCGGCGGCGCGACGCGCCGCACACCTCGGCTCACCTCGGCGCCCCGAGGGGACGGACCTCCTCGTCTCCTCGGGGCTGCCGCGTCCTCGGCCGGGGACGGCGACGGGGTGAGGCGGTGCGCTCCGATGACTGCTGACGGCTGTCGGGTCCGGCGCCTGCCGCCGCGCGGTCCGCCGCCGTCGGGGCGGACCTGGCCCGGCGCAAGCGGTCGACCGGCTGACGCGGCCTCGCCTCACGACCGACTCTTCACATCCACAACCGCGCGTCCGCAGCCTCGTGTGGCGGACGGGCGTTCCCCTCGCCTCCGGACGATCCGGCGCCGCCGTCAGGGCGCGTCCTGCGCCTCGGCGAGCCAGCGCGTCCACGTCGGGATCTCGGTGAGGGAGACGTGCAGGTCGGCGAGGAGTTCCAGTGCGTGATCGTGGGCGGCGGCGCGTTCGAGCGGCGTGACCGGGCGGTGACCGAGCGCGCGGAAGAGCATCCACGCCGCCCCGCCGAGCTGAGTACGCAGCAGTCCGGCGAAGGCGTCCGTGGTCGGGGCGATGCGCCGGCCGCTCCGCGCGGTGTACGCCCGCAGCACGCGCCCGAAGACGTGGCGATCCCCGGCGGCGGCCCGAGACGCGGCAGGCGGGTTCGCCGGGGGCAGGCCCGGCGGACGCCCGCCGCCGGTCGCCGGGCCGGGCGCCGTCGCGGTCGGGGACGCCGAGGACGACGGGGACACGGCAGCGGCGGCCGGGCTCGCGGCGGCCCGACCGAAGGCGGAGGCGGCCCGGACCGCCTCCCATTCGGCGACGTCCGGCCCCGCGCCGTCCCAGTCCACCAGGATCGGCGCGGTCCGGGTCAGCAGAACGTTGTCGGGTTTGACGTCGCGGTGGGTGCGGACCGGGGTGAGCCCCCTACCCGGTCCCGTCAGGGCGGCGGTCACGATCTCGACGGCCCGCTCGACGTCGGGCAGTCGAGTCCGCACGGAGCCGAGGAAGCCCGGTGCGACGTCGGGAGCGGCGCCGTCGAGCCACGCAGCCCACTCGCCGACCGAGTGGACCGTCTGCGGGGGCACCGCGTCGACGGGGACGTCCGGCGACAGCGAGTGGAGGTCCGCCAGCGTCCACCCCACCCAGTCGGCCAGGTCGGGGGTGATGTCGGCGGCGGTGGGCGCGCGACCCGAACACCATTCGTGGACGAGGAAGCTGGCCGGGCCGCCGTCGATGGTCAGGTCGGCGAGCAGCGGTGCGACGGGATCACGCGGTGGAACCGGCCGCGGCATCGAGATGCCCCGCCGGACGGCGGCCAGCTCGATCTCGGCGGCGATCGTGTGGTCGGCCAGCCACCACGACTCACGAGAGCGGTTCAGTCGTTTGACGATCCAGTCGCCCTCCGACGTTCGGAGCCGCCACGATCGGTGCGACCGGCCGCCGTGGACGGACTCCCACTCGTCGAGCACGGTGCCCAGGCCGAACGCCGCCGCGACGGCGGCGGCGGACCGGTCTTCGACCATCCGTCGACGCTATCCTGTCGCGTCGCGGGACCGCCACGGCCGGCTCGGGAGTGACGCATCGTCTGCGACGTTCCGTAGCGCATCAACTTCGTTCGAGACTGAAGCAACAGTGATAGTGGACTTGACCGCGGAGGCGCCACCGTTCCTCGACGGACGTTCCCAACGGATGATCGCGGGCGGTCGGGCGGGGCCGTCGACGAGGACCGGCGCGCAGCACACTCGACGCGACGGGGTTCGACCGCCACCGGCCCGGCTCCTCAGCGACGAACTAGCCTTCTCGCTCACCACCGACGCGACCCGCCGCCGTTCGGCTCGCGCCCCCTCCCCGAGCCGATACGGGCTGGGCGGTCGAAGGGTCGGGCCGCGAACGCCCGTCTCGTCGTCGTCTCGGCTCCCTGTCGAGACGACGACCGAGGACCGAGGAGCAGCCATGGCCGAGACGAGACCCGCCGAACGGTCCGATGAGGACGAACTCGTCATCCCGACGTCATGGCATGCGGGGATCATGCCCCGCCGTGGCGGCGTGCATGCCGCCGTGGCACTCGACGTCGAGGCGTCGGATCAGGTCCGCTGGATACTCTCGACGACGGCCCCGCGGGTCCAGGCGGCACTCGACGATCCACGCAGCCCAGCCCCGCTCGCCGCCGCCGCCCGCGCGGCGCTGGCGGGCAGCCCCACACCCGCGGGCGTCGCGATCCTCGCCGCCCTGACGAGCAGGGTGCCCGTCCAGGGGACGGCCTGCGCGCACGCCGAGTTCGCCGACGCCTGGACCCACGAGCACGGCATCGTGTTCGCCGCCGAGGCCGCCTGTCTGCTGGCCTGCGTCACCGTCGTGGGCGGCAGCGGCGACCGGCCGCCGCATCTCGGCTCGCGGCCCGACGGCGACTTCCCGGCGGACGGCGCGCTGGAGGTTCTGCCGATCCTGGCGCGGATGCGTGCCCTGATGGCGGTCGCCACGCGGGAGGATCACGAGCGGGTCGTCGCGACGCTGGCCGCACACCGGATCGACGAGGCGGCTCGTGTCCCCGCCTCGTTTCTGGTGCCGAGTCGCACGGACTGGGTCGACGCGGACTGCGCCGCGAGCGCGCCGTCATGGTGGCCGCTGCTGATCCGCTCGGTCTCGACGCTCGACCAGCTGACCACGCTGGCCGACCACGTCGGTCCCGCGACGCTGCTGCGCGACGAGCGGGCGCTGCGCACCGTCGTCTCCGCCGTCGGGGCCGCGTCGGCTCCGGTGCTCGCGGCGGCGCTCGACGACACGGCGACGGACGTCGAGTCGCACCGGCGGATCGTCGAGGCCATGGCGCTGCTGCCCTCCGATACGGCCTTCGACCTGCTGGCCGCGCGCGCGGGCGACCGTCGAGCCTGGCCTGCGCTGTCGGAGATGATGCGGCGGTTCCCGGTCCGGGCGCTACGCAGGCTCGCCGCCGCGGCGACGGACGACGAGGCGGGATCGATCGGGGCGGGATCGGACGGGGCGGACGAGCTGCTTCGCCGCCATGTCGTGACGGCGGCCTCGGTCGTCGAGCGCGTCTCGGCGGAACTGCCCGCCGCGAGCCGAGCGCGGGTGACGGCGGCCCGTGCGGCCGTCGCCGAGGCGAACGAGGCGCGACGCACGGTCGCGCCCGCCTCGGCGCTGCCCGCCCTGCTCGTCGAACCGCCGTGGCGGCGACCACGCGATCCCGCCACGACGGACGTGTCGGCCGACCCGACCCCCATGGCGCTCGACGTCCACTGGGCGGACGGTGAACGGCAGGAGTGGGCGGCGGCTCCCCTGCCCGTCGGCGAACGACGGTGGGGGCAGGCCACCGACTGGGCGCGGGAGGTCCATGCGCTGCGGTCGCGACGATTCGATCCCGCGCAGGAGGCCGCGTTCTTCGCCCAGGCGCCGCGCGAACTGGTCGCCTCGACGCTGGCACGCTGGCGGTTTCGACGGCGGATCTCGGCAGGGACCTTACGCCTGCTCGTCGCCAGGTTCGGGCGAGCAGTGAGCGGGCAGGTGCTCGGCCAGGCACGACGACAACCGGATTTCGAGTCGGGGCTGCTCCTCCAGCCGTTCGTCGGCACTCCGGTGGCGGAACTGATGGCGGACTGGCTGTCCCGCACGGCGATGCGTCCCCACGCCGTGACGTGGCTGGATCGGCACGGCATCACCGCCGTCCGGGCTTTGCTGCCCGCCGTGTTCGGGCAGGCGGGCGCGAGACGATCCCAGGCCGAGCGGGCGCTGCGAGTCGCCGCCGCCGGGCGGGTCGAGGAGGTCGTGGCGATGACCGAGGACGAGTGCGGCGGGCAGGCCGCCGTCGCGGTGCGCGCGCTCCTGGAGATCGGTCCGGCGGACGAGCTGCCCGACCGGGTGCCCGATCCGTCGCCCGGCTGGCTGCATCGGGGGCTGCTGCCGCCGATCCGTCTACGGGGGCGAACGGACGTCCTGCCCGCCTCGGCGGTCGAGCACGTGCTGACCATGCTCGCGATGTGCCGGTTCGGCCAGACCTACGCAGGCGTCGAGGCGATCCGCGACGCCTGTGACCCGCGGTCGCTCGCGGACTTCGGCTGGGCGCTCCTACTGGAGTGGCAGCGCTGCGCGCGTCCGCCCGTCGGCGACTGGGTGCTGCCGGCGCTGGCGGCGATCGGCGACGACGAGACGGTGCGGCGCCTCGTCCCGCTGATCCGCGCGTGGCCGGACGAGGGACACCGGCGGCGCGCGGTGCACGGCCTCACCGTGCTGGCGGGCATCGGCACCGACCTGGCGTTGATGTACCTGCACGTGCTCGCGGAGCGGCTGCGCTTCCCGGAGCCGCGCCCCGGTGTCTGACGCACGGCGCCCCGGGACGACGACTCGACCGTCACCCGATCGTGTCGGATCGCTCCTCTAGTCTTCCCGGCGGCCGACGATCTCCGCCTGACACGGGCGACCGCCGTCGCGCGCATCGCCCGAGAACAGGCTCCGACCATGCCGTTCGGCGAAACCTCGGCATGCGGAGACCCGGCGGGGCGTCTGGCGGAGCGGGGCCCCTGTTCAGACGTCCCAAGGAGCGGCAATGCCCGAGACGCCTCCCGCACGACCCGATGAGGACGCGTTCGTCGTCCCCGACTCCTGGCATTCGGTGATCGCCGTTCGCCGGGGCGCCGTGCGGCATGCCGCGGAGGTCGATCCCGGCGGCGTCGCGAAGGCCGCCGAACTGACCGAGCGCGCGACCGGCAAGCTGGAGACGGCGCTGGGTGATCTGAGAAGCCCGGCGGACCTCGTCGCGGCCGCCCGCGCGACGCTGGCAGGTGAGCCCACCCCGTCGGGCGTCGCGACCGTGGCGGCCGTGGTGAGCAAGCCCGAGACCTACGTGCTGGGCACCACCGCCCACGCCGCCTTCGCCGACGCCTGGACCCACGAGCACGGCATCGTCTTCGCCGCCGAGGCCGCCTGCCTGCTGGCCTCCATCGTGGTCGGCGGCGGAGGCCCGCGGCAGGAATCGCTCTACATCAGGGGAATCGCCTCGTCGATGGCGCCGGAGGAGGCCGAGCCGGCCGTGTGGCGCAGCGTGTCGTCCGCCATGCCCGTCCTGCTGCGGGTCCGGACGCTGCTCGCCGGAGCCGCCGACCGGGACTACGACGCGGCGGCCGAGTCGCTGTCGGGGCTGCGCGGCGGTCTCCCCGGCCTGGACACCACCGCCTACCTGCTGCCGACCCGCACCGACTGGGTCGACGAGGCCTGCGCGACGTCCGCCCGGTCGGCATGGCGGCTGCTGATCCAGTCGGTCTCCACCGAGGAACAGCTCACCATGCTGACCCGCCGCTACGACCCGGCCATGCTGCTGCGTGACGAGGCGGACCTCAAGACCGTCGTCGCCGCCGTCGGAACGGCGGCGGTGCCTGCGCTCGTACGCGCCCTGAACGACGACGAGCGGCAGAGCGCCACGGGGCGTCGACGCCTGCTCGAGGTCCTGGCGAGTCTGCCCGCCGACGAGGCCGTCGACCTGGTCGTGGCCGAGGGCGAGCCGCAGCGCCCCGATCCCCTGCTGCTCTCCCTGATCCGACGCGCTCCGGCCCGCGCGCTGCGCAGGCTCGCCGCGGTGGCGACCGGCGGATCGCCGAAGGCGTCCGTCGCCGCCGACGTCTTACGACGCCATGTCACGACAGCCGGCGCGCTCGTCGACGAGCTGCTGCCGAGCCTGCCCGCCGACAGCCGGGATCTCGTCGTCTCGCTCCGCACGACGATTCCCGCCCGCCCGGAGACCGCACCCGACTCCGCGCTGCCCGAGCTTCTCGTCGAGCCGCCGTGGCGAAGGCGGCGCGACGGCGGTAAGCCGGTGGTGCTGAGGCTGAGCCCGCCGGACGACGCGGTCTCCTGGGCCGACGGCGAGCGGCAGGCGTGGGCGGACACCCCCCTGCCGCCCGGCACCCGACGATGGGGACCGGACACCGACTGGCCGCGGGCGATCGAGGATCTGCTGGCGGACCGCTTCGATGCCGCGGCGGAGACGGCCTTCTTCCTCCAGGCGCCCGTGGACCTGGTGGCCCCGCTGCTGCGGCGCCGACGCCACGCCCTCCGGAAGTGGCCGGGTCTGCTCCGCCCGCTCGCGGCCCGGTTCGGTGCCGCCGCGCTCGACCACGTCGTCGACGGGGTGGAACGACGAACCGACGTCGACCCCACGCCGCTGCTGCCGTTCGTCGGCGTACGGGTCGCCACACTGGTGGCAGGCCTGCTGCCACCCCGCACGTCACTTCGGCCCTTCGCCCTGGCCTGGCTCGAACGACACGGACTCGCCGCCGTCCGTGCCCTCGTCCCCGCCGCGTTCGGCAAGGCCGGAACCGGACGATCCCAGGCTCGGGAGGCGCTGCGCATCGCCGCCGCGGGACGGATCGAGGAGGCCGCCGCGACGGCCGAGGCTCAGTTCGGCGAGCGGGCAGGCGGGGCCGTGCGCACGCTCCTGAGCACGAACGCGCTGGACGACCTGCCCGCCCGGCTGCCCGCGCTGCCCGACTGGCTGGAACTCGCGCTGCTCCCGCCGATCCTGCTGCGCGGACGGAGGCACGCGCTGCCGGACTCGGCGGTCGAGCACGTGGTGACCATGCTGGCGCTGTCCGCCCCGGGGCGGGAGTACGCGGGCGTCGAGGCGGTCCGGGAGGCCTGTGATCCGGCGTCGCTCGCGGAGTTCGGCTGGCAGCTCTTGAGTGAGTGGCGGCGCCACGGGATGGGGCCGGCGGAAGGCTGGGTGCTCACCGCGCTGGGAATGATCGGCGACGACGAGACGGTGCGGCGGCTCACCCCGCTGATCCGGGTGTGGCCGGGGCAGTCGCTCCATCACCGGGCGGTGGACGGCCTCGACGTCCTGGCGGGCATCGGCACCGACGTGGCCTTGACGCACCTGCACGCGCTCTCGCAGAAGGTGAGGTTCGCGGCACTGCGGGGCAGGGCCGCGCGCAAGATCGCCGAGGTCGCGGCCGAACGCGGTCTCGGCGTCGAGGAGCTCGCCGATCGGCTGGTCCCGGACTGCGGGCTGGCTGCCGACGGCAGCCTGACACTGGACTACGGTCCCCGCCGGTTCACCGTCGGCTTCGACGAGTCCCTCGCCCCGTTCGTCCGCGACGAGGACGGCAGGCGGCGCAAGACGCTGCCCAAGCCCGGCGCCCGTGACGACGCGGAGCAGGCCTCGGCGGCGTACGCGCGGTTCACGGCGATGAAGAAGGACGTCCGCATGCTCGCCGCCGATCAGATCCGCAGGCTGGAGCGGGCCATGGTCGGCGAACGGCGTTGGAGCACGGGGGACTTCCGCGACCACCTGCTGACCCATCCGCTTCTCTGGCACCTGGTGCGCAGGCTGGTGTGGCTGATCGAGGAGGACGGTTCGATCGTCGGATCCTTCCGGGTCGCGGAGGATCGGAGTCTGGCCGACGTCGACGACGAGCCCGTGGTCCTGCCCGAGGGCGGCGCCGTCGGCGTCGCCCATCCGCTGCATCTGACCGACTCCGACGCGAAGTCGTGGGCCGAGGTCTTCGCCGACTACGAGATCACCCAGCCGTTCCCCCAGCTCGCCCGGCCGGTGCATCGGCTGAGCGAGGAGGAGCGCGGGGCACGGGAGTTGAGTCGGTTCCAGCGAGGACCCGCCGTTCCGCCCGGTCGAATACTCGGGATGACGAGCCGGGGCTGGGAGCAGGCCGCGCCGCAGGACAACGGCGAGGTGCCGTGGATCTCCCGGCCGGTGCCGGGCGGGCTGCGTGTGGTGGCCGAGCTGGACCCGGGTCTGTCCGCGGGCGACCGGGACGCGATGGGCGATCAGACGCTGGAACGGATCTGGTTGACGGCGGCCTCCCCGCGGCGCTGGTTCCACGGCCGAGACCGCAGCCTCCCGTTCGGGGAGCTCGACGCGATCACCGCATCCGAGCTGCTGACCGAACTGACGAGTCTGAGCGGCGTGGCGGAGTAGCGGGACCGGGCGACCGGCGGCGACCGCCCCGTGGTCACATCGTGGACGACGGGCCGAGGCGCGCCCGCAGCGGACGTGCGTCGCTGATCCGGCCGTCGGCGGCGACGGTGACGGCCACACGACGGCGGGTCCGTTCGAAGTCGACCTCGAGCACCAGCCGGTGCGAGGCGCCGACACCGTCGCCGTTCGCGACCATCCCGAGCGCCGCATCGCCGACGGCGTCCCCTTCGGACGGCGGGGCGTCACCGGACTCGGACACGGGCTCGCCGACGTCGAGGGCGCGGAACACGAGGTCGACGACCCGGTCGGCGTCGACTCCCGTCCGTTCGAACTCGTCGGTCCGATCGGTGTCGAAGCCGGGCATCGAGTTCTCGGTGTCCGCGCGAGACCGCAGCCAGACGATCCGCCCGTTGCGCAGCCTGGTCATGCGGAGCACCCGCTCGGGGTCGATCGGCGTCCCGTTGCGGCGCAGTTCGGCGATCCATCCCGGATATCGGGCCTCCGGGTCGATCGTCGTCCCGGCGGGCACCGGGGGCGGCGTCGGCTCCGCCTGCGACGCGGGCAGGCCTGAGACGGCGGCGGCGGAGACACCGGCCTCGTCGATGCCGTGACCCGCGATCGCCCGACAGTATCCGTCGATCAGCTCGCGCACCTGGTCTAACAGCACGTGCGCCGCCTGCACGTCGTCGCGTGCGGCATCGGCGTGGCGCGCCGCCTGCTCGACGACCGGCTGTCCGGAGCCGACGGTGGCGGAGTCGAACAGCGTGGCACCCGCGACGATCGCGGCATCGGCCTCGGTCGTCGCCTGGAGGGCCTCGGTCAGCCGGGCGTGCGCCCGCCGAAGCTGCTCGACGACATCGGCGACCCCCAAGTCAGGACTCCTCCCCGCTCGCGCTGACCCCATGGTGCCGTAGAACCCCTGGTCCACGCCGGCCTATCCGGGCAGTTGGCCCCGGCAATCGTGGCGATCGCCCTCCGGCCCGGGGTGGATGCCTCAGCCCACGCCCGACAGATGACGAACCGGATTCGGATGTCACTCGTCTGGGTTAACGTCTCGGCATCGTTGATCAAGGAGGAAACGTGAGCAGGGCGCAGACGGTCACCCCGGACGATGTCGGCTTCCTCGTCCCACCGGAATGGGTGCCACGGCTCGACCCCCGTCGGGACGGCGGTGTCACCTCGTCGGCGACATTGGATCGCGGTGCCCGGGCGAAGGTGAAGCGAATGCTCACGAAGGCCGAGGCCGCGCTCGCCGCGGTGCTCGATCCGGCAGGCCCCGACGATCCCGCGCTGACGGCGGCGGCCGCCGAGTACCGCGAGGGCGAGCCGACCCCGCTTGGGGCGGCGGCCGTGCTGGCGGTCGTGGCGACCACGGTGGATGCCAAGCACCTCAGAAGCCTCGCCGCGTTCGCCGACGTCTGGTTCAAGGACCACGGAGCCGCCTTCACGGCCATGGCGGTCGTCGAACTCGCTGGCATTCGAGTGACCGCGGCCGCCGTCCCGCGCGGCGCGCCGCCGGTGTGGCGCCTCGGACGGCGCGGCCCGGACACGGCGTTCGCCGACGCCTGGCGGTTCGAACCCGTCGTCCGCCGCGTCAGAGAGCTGCTGGCCTCGGCCGACGACGCCGAGGCGGAGGCGGCGCGGGCGGCACTGGATTCCGGGGTCGGAGTGCCGTCCGTCGCCACGACGACGCCGGGGCGTTCCGACGAGACGGGCGCCGAGGCCGCCGAGGCCCGCTTCGACGACAGGCTGCGACATCTCGTCGCCTGCTACCTGATGCCCGGCGAGCAGGACCGCGTCACGGCGCTGTGCGCGGCGCCGTGGATCGCCGAGGCGCTGCCCACGCACTGCGGGCTCGTGCTGCGCTCGGTGAGCACCCCGGCTCAGCTCGCGGCCCTGCCGCTCACGGACCCGGCCGTCGTCGGCACGCTGCCGATCTCCGCCGAGGACCTCGTCACGCTGGCCGAACGGGTCGGAGCGGGGCTGCTGCCGCTGGTCTCGGTCCTGTTGGACATGCCGAGCCGGACCGGCCCCGGCGAGCATGTGCTCCTGGAGATCCTCGCCCACCTGCCGGGGGACGCGGCGTTCGACCTGATCGCCGCCCGCCTCGGCCGTCGGCACGCCTACGCGGCCGCGGCCACCGCGACGCGGCGCGATCCGGAGCGGACCTGGCGACGGCTGCCCGTGATCGCGGCACGCGGCCCGATCACCGTGGCGGGCAAGGAGCATGATCCGGGTCCGGGGGCGGCCCGGCTGCTGTGGGAGCTGACCGACGACGGGATCGATACGGGAGCATCCGACCCGCTAGTCGAGCAGGCTCGTCGGGCCGCGCTCGCCGCCGTGTCGCGCCCGGTGGATCATCGACCGCCCGCCGATGCGGCACGGCTGCCCGGTCTGTTCACCGAACCGCCCTGGCGGCCGGGCGGCACGGCCGTCGAACCGGTGTTCCTGGAGATCACGGCGCCCGCGGATCGCGGACCGGTCTGGCTGCCAGGAGAACGCGCGCAATGGGCCGCCGCGGAGACCGGCTCCTCGCCGCTGGGACCGGACCCGGACTGGGCGCGGCTCGTGGCCTCCTTCCGCAGTCTGGATCCCTCCTCGGCGATCGCGCTGTTCGTGGACGGCCCGGCCGACCTGGTGTGCGGGCCGCTGCGGTGGTTCGGCCCGGATCCGACCGGGGTGGACCCGGCGTGGACTCGGCGACTGGCCGCCCGGCACGGTGATCTCGCGGCGTCGGCGCTGTACCGGACGGCTCGGGAGTCGCCGCACGCCCATTCGCCCGCGCTGCTGCCGTACCTGGGATTCGAGGCCGTCCAGCATTTCGCCAGGCTGGCCGACGGCGCTCAGCCCGCGGCCGCCCACGCCGAGGCCTATCTGGACCGACACGGCATGGCGCTGGTCCCATACCTGACGAATCTGGTGACCCTCCGTTGGCACGCCGGCGGCCATCTCGCCCGACCGAACGCCGTCGAGTGGCTGCGCAGGCTCGCCGCCCGCACCTCCACCGCCGAGGTCGTCGAGGAGGCACGGGCCTGCGGCGATCACGCGGCATCGGTGATCGGCGAACTGCTGGCGGCCGACCCGCTCGACGTGCTTCCCCGAGCGGTGCCCGTGATCGGCGACTGGCTGGACCCCGCGCTGCTGCCTCGGATCCTGCTGCGCGACACGAAGCACGCGCTGCCCGTGGACGCCGTCCGCACCCTGCTCGCCGCGGTCGGGACGGCGGGCCTGCGCCGGGAGTACGCCGGGCTCTCGGTCATCGAGGAGGCCTGCGATCGGGAGTCGCTGGCCCGATTCGCCCTCGCCCTGTTCCAGGACTGGTCGGCGGCCGGACGCCCGCCCGGCTCGGAGTGGGTGTTCGCCGTGGTCCGGTACTTCGGCGACGACGAGGCCGCGCGGGTTCTCGCGGGCAGGCTCGGTTCCTGGGGAAGCTACGGCGAGCCCACCCTGGCCGAGGAGGGGCTGAACGCCCTCGCCGGGATGGGCACCGACGCCGCCCTGCGGCTGATCCGCGAGATCTCCGAACGCTCCAAGCCCGCGACCCTCGTGCGATCGGCGAAGTGGGCGGTGGCGGCGGCGGCCCGCGAACGCGGCCTGGATTCCGAGCAGCTCGCCGACCGGCTCGTGCCGGATCTCGGGCTCTCGCCCGACGGCACCATGGAACTCGACTACGGGGCCCGCCGCTTCCGCGTCGGCTTCGACGAGGCCTTGCAGCCGTTCGTCACCAACGCCGACGGCACCCCGCGCAGGTCGCTGCCCGCGCCGGGGGCCCGCGACGACGCCGATCAGGCGGCGGCCGCCCGCAAGCGGTTCACCGCGTTGAAGAAGTCGGTTCGTGCGATCGCCGCCGAGCAGGTGCGGCGCCTCGAATCGGCGATGGTCACCGGGCGACGGTGGCGGCGCTCGGACTTCGAGGCGCTGGTGCGACACCCGGTGCTGACCCATCTGGTGCGCAGGCTGGTGTGGCTCGTCGAGCGGGACGGCCGGGTCGTGGCGACCGTGCGGGTCGCCGAG
This genomic stretch from Actinoalloteichus hoggarensis harbors:
- a CDS encoding DUF4132 domain-containing protein is translated as MSRAQTVTPDDVGFLVPPEWVPRLDPRRDGGVTSSATLDRGARAKVKRMLTKAEAALAAVLDPAGPDDPALTAAAAEYREGEPTPLGAAAVLAVVATTVDAKHLRSLAAFADVWFKDHGAAFTAMAVVELAGIRVTAAAVPRGAPPVWRLGRRGPDTAFADAWRFEPVVRRVRELLASADDAEAEAARAALDSGVGVPSVATTTPGRSDETGAEAAEARFDDRLRHLVACYLMPGEQDRVTALCAAPWIAEALPTHCGLVLRSVSTPAQLAALPLTDPAVVGTLPISAEDLVTLAERVGAGLLPLVSVLLDMPSRTGPGEHVLLEILAHLPGDAAFDLIAARLGRRHAYAAAATATRRDPERTWRRLPVIAARGPITVAGKEHDPGPGAARLLWELTDDGIDTGASDPLVEQARRAALAAVSRPVDHRPPADAARLPGLFTEPPWRPGGTAVEPVFLEITAPADRGPVWLPGERAQWAAAETGSSPLGPDPDWARLVASFRSLDPSSAIALFVDGPADLVCGPLRWFGPDPTGVDPAWTRRLAARHGDLAASALYRTARESPHAHSPALLPYLGFEAVQHFARLADGAQPAAAHAEAYLDRHGMALVPYLTNLVTLRWHAGGHLARPNAVEWLRRLAARTSTAEVVEEARACGDHAASVIGELLAADPLDVLPRAVPVIGDWLDPALLPRILLRDTKHALPVDAVRTLLAAVGTAGLRREYAGLSVIEEACDRESLARFALALFQDWSAAGRPPGSEWVFAVVRYFGDDEAARVLAGRLGSWGSYGEPTLAEEGLNALAGMGTDAALRLIREISERSKPATLVRSAKWAVAAAARERGLDSEQLADRLVPDLGLSPDGTMELDYGARRFRVGFDEALQPFVTNADGTPRRSLPAPGARDDADQAAAARKRFTALKKSVRAIAAEQVRRLESAMVTGRRWRRSDFEALVRHPVLTHLVRRLVWLVERDGRVVATVRVAEDRSLADVHDDVVVFAAGAVGTNGDGAEAVGTGRSAAEPGEPGTSEAAGSALAAVPEDALFSVAHPLRLGDSAAAWSEVFADYEIVQPFRQLGRPVRPLTEEDRADWDLTRFVGRSMPTGRVRGLERRGWRFESPEAGTGGARTIITTTFGRTGLSLRLEPGFPMYDVPEDIQTISTVFVSAGRKIATAGPLTLGDLDPIEAAELIRALTELTADVG